Part of the Thermomicrobiales bacterium genome, GTAAGAAAGAGGTCTCGGGTTCGAATCCCGACAAGGGCTCTCTTTTTGTTGTTCCCCATGCAGATGCAGTGTTGGAATGTGAGCCGTCGCTCACCGTGTCCCGAACCAGGCGTCGTGACATGAGACTGCATTCTACGAATCGTCCCACCAGACTCGGGGTCTCCAGATAACCAGCCTCACGCATTCAGCGAGTCCGCCAAGGTAAATTGTTGAGACATATATCGTCGGAACTGCACGCCCACAGATTGATATTTGTGCGTTCGCTCGCCAATGTTTCCGCGCGCGTGAAGGTGGACTCCGCGTGCGCCTCGAATTCGCGAAACAGGTTGCGAATGTTCCAGCACATGTGGGGCATCAAGCTCGTCCGGCGTATCCGCATGGCGGACGCAGAGCACCACTGAGCCTCTTGCTGGACGACGACATGACAGCGAGCACGACAATTCGTTCTTTTGGCAATCACACAATACCAATGACAGCCAGCCACGTCCCCGCCGCGCAACTGCATCAGTTGCTGGCTGTCGGTACGCGAGCCATCTGAATCGCGGGTCCCAGCGTCACTCTTCCGGAACGCCTCGCCAACCGTGGATCACATCGTAGTCGACGGCTGAGTAGAACGTGCGGCCGTTGGTGTTGGTGCGGACGTGGATGGGCCAGTTCTGGCGCTCGAAGTCGTCGCGGACGATCCAGGTGAGCTGGGCGAGCTGGTTCTGGGCTTTGCCACGCGACAGGCCGGTTGCCTCGACGATGTCGCCAAACACGACCTCAGTGCCGGCGTTGGCGGTGGTCAGGTCCATCAGGGCGATCGGAGCGATGAGCTCACGCTCGGTCAGGATCTCGCGCAGGAGCTCCACCTCTTCCGGGTCCCACTCCACTTTCTCCATCTGTCCGACTGGTACTGAGGGCGACATGAGGTTGTCGAACGCGAATGACAGGTCGATGCCCTCGGAGAGTGGGTCGTCTGGCCCCTTCACCGAGTCGGGAAACCTTTCCACGTACAGCAGTTCCGATAGCAGGCCATAGACTGGTCCGAGGAACCGAACCGGCACGGGAACATTGACGATGTCAGTTGGATCGGCCATGGCAGTATCCTCTTCTGCTCTTCGCGGGCAGGCACGGACAGCATATGTCGGGAAGTACAGGATACACAAGGCTGCCCGACGCGTTGACGGAGCACCTAGTAACCGCGTTGTATGTCACTGCTACGACCAGGCTGGCGCGCGCGACGGGATGACCCCGGTAAGGTCGAGCGTGCGAGAGTGGTCAAGCGCCGCGAGGATTGCTTCGGGGTCGAATGGGCGACCGTGGACGCCACAGCCGCGCAGTGTCAGGTACATGCGGTGCGACTCCAGCATCTCCGCTTCGGCCAGGCAGACGGCGATCGGCAGATCAGCAACCGACCAGCGTGCACGGGCTGCGTCGATGACTTCAACGACTGAGAGCGGCGAGTCCCTGGCTGCCTCAAGCACGACCGCGTCGATATCGGCAAGATTGTCCGGAGTAAGCGGATCGGCGGCGGCCAACACATCGACGGAGCAGCCACGAGACGCAAATGCAAGGGCGGCATGATAGCGGAATGTCGGGTCGGTAGAGATAAGCAGGATTCGGCGTTGCTCCGTCATAAGGCGCTCCAATACATTCGGCGCGCAAGCCACTGGTATGTATGGATTCACGCACGGCTTGTGCCATGCAGACACAGCATCCGCGTAGCGTAGGCGTTGGGCTGTTTGCTATACTGCGACGTGTTGTGGATCGTCCGGTTCACGACGTGCCGACGTAGCTCAGCTGGCAGAGCAGCTGTTTCGTAAACAGCAGGTCCGGGGTTCGAATCCCCGCGTCGGCTCCCCCGAATACACGTGATTCCCGTTGGTGATCGACCCGCTGAACGGGTGGTTTACGCCTGTCTGCATGCGGCTTGAGTCCGCTTGAGATGCTGGTGATTGATTGCTTTGTGGTAGCAGAATCGTCCAACGAGAAAAGAGCACAGGCCTATGTGCGGGCAGTGAACGTTGACGGCGGTTGCCGCGTTTGGAGCTTTCCAGACGATGCGTGTTTGGGTGTACCCACATGTGAAGCAGGGACTCGGGTCCGTGCGGCGAATGATCGTGCATTTTGCGTCTACGCACGTCGCAAATGACGCACAGCCGCGGTGGGCGACGGCAGCAAGGTGGCTGGTGAATCGGCGAGGACGTTGCCGATCACGAACAACGCCTCGCCGGACGAATCATCAATTGCGGGATGGTGCCTGTCGTAGTGATCGGTATGCGCCAACCTGACACCAGAATGACCTGTTGGATCGTGCGACCTACTTCGCCACCGCGAACCGATCTGCCGACAGGAAGCCGATGTCGTGGTTTGTCGTCCCGTTGGTGGCGAGGTCGCAGAGGATTTCGCCGACGACCGGGCCGAACTTGAAACCGCGTCCGGAGAAGCCGCAGCCAAAGACGACATTGGCGCTGGCCGGATGGCGATCGATGATGAAGTCGCCGTCGACCGTGTAGGTGCACATGCAGGTTGTGCGGAGAAGTTCCGCACCGGCTGAGCCGGGCATGTAGGTGTCCAGCGCGTGGCGCATCATATCGACTTCGCTGTCGTCGATCGTGCGCCGGATAGTGCGGGCGGTCGTCTCAGTGCCCCACTCAGTGGCGCTGCGGCCGAGCTTGACACCGAGGCCGTCGATCGATGGGATGCCGTAGTAGCTTCCCTCGGGGCCCTCCAACAGGAAATCCGGCGCGCCGGCTTCGGCGGTCCACCAGTCGGGCCGATCGGGGATGAAGTAGCCATTGATGCTGCGCAGCACGCGATAGGGGAAGGCGAGGTCGGCGAAGACCTCCGGTGCCCACGGGCCGACGGTCAGGATCAGACGGGCGGCGGAATAGACTCCCTTGTCGGTGGTGACTTCGACAGAGTCGCCAGCCGCTGACCAGGACAGCATCGATTCGCCGACATGAACGGTTGCGCCGAGCTGTTCAGCGACGGCGACGTGGGCGCGCACGCCGCGCTCGGCCCAAATGAAACCGGCGTCGGGCTCCCACGTTGCGTACGCGCCGTCCGGCAGGCGGAAGCCGGGAAAGCGCTCGGCCAGAGACTGGGCATCGAGTACCTCCCAGAAGCCGCGCTCCTGCATGCTGGCCGCGACCTCGCGACGCGTGGCGACCTGCTCGCCGGCCACGATGCAGACCTCGCCGATGATTCGCACCAGCTCCTGTCCGCTGGCGTCTTCCAGCTCGCTCCAGAGCTCGAAGGTGCGGGCGGCGAGCGGCACATAGCCATCGTCTCGCGTGGACGATTTCCGGATCATTCGGTGGGGTCCATGTGACGAGCCCTGATCGTGACCAATCTGAAACTGCTCAAGACCGAGCACCCGCATCCCACGCTTGGCCAACTGATAGAGCGAGGCGGAACCCGCCGCGCCCAGCCCGACAACAATCGCGTCATACGACTCAGCCATCTCCGAACCTCTCCTCACCATCCGGCCGACACAGGTTATCCAGCATCTGTATTCAGGCGACACGCTATCAGTGCTGGCCAAACCGGGCAAGCGTCATGTTGGATGGCCCGTATTGGATGCTGCCATTGATTTGCGGAAGTGTCATTCTGATGCTATCGCAGGCTGATTGAGGCACGCAGGCCAAAGGAGGGCACAAATTGGACCAGTCCACATGGCGGACGAAGGTTGGGTTGGCGCAGATGCTCAAGGGTGGCGTCATCATGGATGTCGTCACTCCGGACCAGGCGAGGATCGCGGAAGAGGCCGGGGCCGTCGCGGTCATGGCACTGGAGCGCGTGCCGGCGGACATCCGGCGCGATGGCGGCGTTGCGCGGATGAGCGATCCGGGATTGATCCGCGAGATCAAGGCGACGGTTACGATCCCGGTGATGGCGAAGGCGCGCATCGGCCACTTCGTTGAAGCGCAGGTGATCGAGGCGTGCGACATCGACTACATCGACGAGTCGGAGGTGCTGACGCCAGCCGACGAGGATCATCACATCGACAAGTTCGCGTTCCGCATCCCGTTCGTCTGCGGCGCGCGCGACCTCGGTGAGGCGCTGCGGCGGCTGGGCGAAGGCGCGGCGATGATTCGCACGAAGGGTGAAGCCGGCACCGGCAATGTTGTCGAGGCAGTGCGGCACATGCGCACGATGCAATCGCACATCCGCAGGGCTACCGGCATGACCCGCGACGAGTTGCCGGCCTTCGCCAAGGAGCTCGGCGCGCCGCTGCAGCTGCTGCGTGAGGTCGCCGATCTTGGCCGACTGCCGGTCGTCAACTTCGCAGCCGGTGGCATCGCCACTCCGGCCGACGCCGCGCTGATGATGCAGCTGGGCTGCGACGGAGTCTTCGTCGGCTCGGGCATCTTCAAGTCCGGCGACCCGGCGCGGCGGGCAGCGGCGATTGTCGAAGCGGTGACGCACTACACCGACCCAATCCGGATCGCCAAGGTCAGCGAGAACCTGGGTGAGCCGATGGTCGGCATCAACATCAGCACGCTGCCGGCCGACGAGCTGCTGGCGACGCGCGGATGGTAGCCAGATGAGCGGACGGTATCACGTACCGGCTTTGCTCTCGCAGCCTGACGCAGCAGGCGAGGGGGCGATAGGCGTCCTCGCCCTGCAGGGCGCGTTTATCGAGCACGTCGCGGCGCTGACAGAGATCGGGGTTGCGGCACGCGAGGTCAGGCTGCCGGAGCAGCTGGATGGCTTGAGCGGCCTGATCATCCCCGGCGGAGAGAGCACGGTCATCGGGAAGCTGATGGTCAAGTACGGACTGGACAGCGCCATCGCGTCGTTTGCGGCCAATGGTGGGGCTATCTGGGGTACCTGCGCCGGCATGATCCTGCTGGCGAAGGATGTCGGTCGTGAGCAGCCGCTGCTCGGCCTGATCGATATCGACGTCGAGCGGAACGCGTATGGCTCGCAATTGGCGTCGTTCGAGGAGGACGTCGCACTGCCGGAGCTGGAGATCGCCGACCTGCGGGCAGTGTTCATCCGAGCGCCGGTCGTGGCGCGGGCCGGCGCAGGTGTGCGGGTCGAAGGTCGCGACGGGCGAGGGAACATCGTAGCGGTGTCCAGCGGCAATATCCTCGCGACTGCGTTCCACCCGGAGCTGACGACCGACCGGCGGCTCCACACATGGTTTGCGAAACACGCCATGCAGGGCGCTATTGCGATCGGCTAGCTCTGCATATCTTGACTGTCGAGCGGGACGATTTCCAGAACCGGCAAGTCGCCGCCCTGCTCGACGGCCATACGCAACTCGGCGTCGTAATCGAACAGGCGCGTCAGCCTCAGGATCGGGCGAATCAGCTTCGGCGGGCCGCACGAGCCGGAGCGCTCGACCATCCGCAGCATCAGTGCTGCGCGCTCGTCGGGTGATTCGATCAGGCGCACATCGGCATCCATACGCTTTCTTCCGACCTGGATCGTGACGCGAGGATTCGCGCGGACGTTGCGATACCAGTTCGAGCTGGTGCCCCAGCCGGAGAAAACGATGTAGCGGTCGCCGTGGGGCATGAAGCTGATGCAGACGGGACGCGGCTCGCCGGATTTGCGTCCGGTCGCGACCAGCAGCATGACGCAGCGCCAGCGCAACAGCTCAGCGATCGGGCCGCGGTACATCTGCACCGGCGAACGAAGAAAGAATCGCTGTAGTCCGGCCGACTTCTGGCGTGTCATTCGCGGTTCGCTCGACTCCACGCAGCCTCCCTCCTACGTACGACACCACAACCAGCGTCGTGGTGCTTCCTGAGTAGAGATCAGATTGCGTTCAGCATGCCACGAAATGAAGCCCTGGCAGATGAATCAGGCGATCGATTCAGCGGATGCCTCTGACGAATCGTCAGCACTGAGCGGCACCGTATGCGCGGGATCGATCGACGTGACGGCATCATCGGCCACGGCAGCGCTTGGCTCGATGCGGTCTCCCTTGCGGACGAGGCCAGAACCACTGTATCCGTCTGCTGTCCCAGGGGAATCCACGGTCGCCAATGATGCCTGTAGTCGCTTCATTGGTGTCGCCCCCATTTCACATGATCTCAAGCCGTTGCGTACTGTCTCCCACTATCACTGTA contains:
- the pdxS gene encoding pyridoxal 5'-phosphate synthase lyase subunit PdxS; this translates as MLKGGVIMDVVTPDQARIAEEAGAVAVMALERVPADIRRDGGVARMSDPGLIREIKATVTIPVMAKARIGHFVEAQVIEACDIDYIDESEVLTPADEDHHIDKFAFRIPFVCGARDLGEALRRLGEGAAMIRTKGEAGTGNVVEAVRHMRTMQSHIRRATGMTRDELPAFAKELGAPLQLLREVADLGRLPVVNFAAGGIATPADAALMMQLGCDGVFVGSGIFKSGDPARRAAAIVEAVTHYTDPIRIAKVSENLGEPMVGINISTLPADELLATRGW
- a CDS encoding nitroreductase family deazaflavin-dependent oxidoreductase; translated protein: MESSEPRMTRQKSAGLQRFFLRSPVQMYRGPIAELLRWRCVMLLVATGRKSGEPRPVCISFMPHGDRYIVFSGWGTSSNWYRNVRANPRVTIQVGRKRMDADVRLIESPDERAALMLRMVERSGSCGPPKLIRPILRLTRLFDYDAELRMAVEQGGDLPVLEIVPLDSQDMQS
- the solA gene encoding N-methyl-L-tryptophan oxidase; protein product: MAESYDAIVVGLGAAGSASLYQLAKRGMRVLGLEQFQIGHDQGSSHGPHRMIRKSSTRDDGYVPLAARTFELWSELEDASGQELVRIIGEVCIVAGEQVATRREVAASMQERGFWEVLDAQSLAERFPGFRLPDGAYATWEPDAGFIWAERGVRAHVAVAEQLGATVHVGESMLSWSAAGDSVEVTTDKGVYSAARLILTVGPWAPEVFADLAFPYRVLRSINGYFIPDRPDWWTAEAGAPDFLLEGPEGSYYGIPSIDGLGVKLGRSATEWGTETTARTIRRTIDDSEVDMMRHALDTYMPGSAGAELLRTTCMCTYTVDGDFIIDRHPASANVVFGCGFSGRGFKFGPVVGEILCDLATNGTTNHDIGFLSADRFAVAK
- the pdxT gene encoding pyridoxal 5'-phosphate synthase glutaminase subunit PdxT produces the protein MSGRYHVPALLSQPDAAGEGAIGVLALQGAFIEHVAALTEIGVAAREVRLPEQLDGLSGLIIPGGESTVIGKLMVKYGLDSAIASFAANGGAIWGTCAGMILLAKDVGREQPLLGLIDIDVERNAYGSQLASFEEDVALPELEIADLRAVFIRAPVVARAGAGVRVEGRDGRGNIVAVSSGNILATAFHPELTTDRRLHTWFAKHAMQGAIAIG